The following is a genomic window from Caproiciproducens sp. CPB-2.
TTGTTCAAAACGGGCAGCAGGCTGCCTTTCAGAATATTCTCCTTGCCGATGGCGTCCGGCTCCGGAATATCGTCCACCTTGATGGTGGCCCCGCTGCGGTGCGGAGTCCTTCCAAGGAGATAATCGCAGGAAACGTCATAAAACTCAGCGGCCTTTACCACAAAGTCCAGCCCGCATTCACGGATTCCCTTTTCGTAATGCGAAAGCAGGGCCTGAGAAACCTCCAGTTCCTCGGCCGCCTTTTTCTGGCTTAATCCGCGCTCTTTACGCAGCAAAGTAATAATTCTTGGGAAACTGCTATTCATTGAACTATCCCCTGTGTCGAAATATGGAAAAATTAACGCCTTGTAAAGTATATAACAAATATAACGCTTTGTAAAGCCGCTATATATCGTGCCTTTTCGCTCTGCGCCTACATGTATCTGGGAATTTTGCGTTTGTCAAGACCAAAGTCAGAAAAATCTTAAGGAGCCGAAAAATGAAATCTTACACTATCCATTTAATCCGTCACGGAATTACGGCGGGAAATCTTCTGGGCCAGTATGTGGGGCGTACCGATTTGCCCCTTGCCCCGGAGGGGATCGCGCAGCTTGAGGACCTGAAACGGCACAGCTCCTATCCGCCCGCTCAGGTGTTTTACTGCAGCCCCCTTCAGCGTTGCCTGCAGACCCTGCAGATCCTCTACCCCGGTGCGCAGCCGACGGTGGTCGACGGCCTGCGCGAATGCGATTTCGGCGACTGGGAGGGAAAAACCGCGAAGGAAATTGCGGCGGAGGATGAAAGCTTTACCCATTGGGTGGGGAGCGGAGAGATCGTAACCCCTCCGAACGGAGAATCCGGCGGCGTTTTCATGCAGCGGGTCTGCTCCGCGTTTGAGTCGAT
Proteins encoded in this region:
- a CDS encoding histidine phosphatase family protein, with protein sequence MKSYTIHLIRHGITAGNLLGQYVGRTDLPLAPEGIAQLEDLKRHSSYPPAQVFYCSPLQRCLQTLQILYPGAQPTVVDGLRECDFGDWEGKTAKEIAAEDESFTHWVGSGEIVTPPNGESGGVFMQRVCSAFESIVQEMMRSGTSSAALVAHGGSIMCILSAYGLPRANFYDWMTDNGCGYSLRITPGLWMRSMVAEVYETIPPRKKSAQSSERLVIDLAREAADRAFGKKEQE